The Deinococcus sonorensis KR-87 genome includes a window with the following:
- a CDS encoding ATP-binding cassette domain-containing protein, translating into MSTSVSANPSGPVPVSGQPRLIMEARKLVKRYGQVTALDGTDFELREGEILAVIGDNGAGKSSLIKALSGATIPDSGEILLDGQPVHFRSPIDARRNGIETVYQDLAVAPAMTIAENLFLGRELLRPGVLGRMLRLLDKKRMHDEAVRHMQGLQFAIKSMQQPVETLSGGQRQGVAVARSAAFARHVVIMDEPTAALGVREGNMVLDLIRKVRDGGLPVILISHNMPHVFEIADRIHIQRLGRRAAVVDPHHISMSDTVAVMTGAMRPEDVPPQALAY; encoded by the coding sequence ATGTCCACCAGCGTTTCTGCCAACCCCAGCGGCCCGGTGCCGGTCAGCGGCCAGCCACGCCTGATCATGGAAGCGCGCAAGCTGGTCAAGCGCTACGGGCAGGTGACCGCCCTGGACGGCACCGACTTCGAGCTGCGCGAGGGCGAGATCCTGGCCGTGATCGGTGACAACGGCGCCGGCAAGAGCTCGCTGATCAAGGCGCTGTCCGGCGCCACCATTCCCGACAGTGGCGAGATCCTGCTGGACGGCCAGCCGGTCCACTTCCGCAGCCCGATTGACGCCCGGCGCAACGGCATCGAGACGGTGTACCAGGACCTGGCGGTGGCGCCGGCCATGACCATCGCCGAGAACCTGTTCCTGGGCCGCGAACTGCTGCGCCCCGGCGTGCTGGGCCGGATGCTGCGGCTGCTCGACAAGAAACGGATGCACGACGAGGCGGTGCGGCACATGCAGGGCCTGCAGTTTGCCATCAAGAGCATGCAGCAGCCGGTGGAGACGCTCTCGGGTGGGCAGCGGCAGGGCGTGGCGGTGGCGCGCAGCGCGGCGTTCGCCCGGCATGTGGTGATCATGGACGAGCCGACCGCCGCGCTGGGCGTACGCGAGGGCAACATGGTGCTGGACCTGATCCGCAAGGTGCGCGACGGCGGTCTGCCGGTGATCCTGATCAGCCACAACATGCCGCACGTCTTCGAGATTGCCGACCGGATTCACATCCAGCGGCTGGGCCGGCGGGCGGCCGTGGTGGACCCGCACCACATCAGCATGAGTGACACCGTGGCGGTGATGACCGGAGCCATGCGCCCCGAGGACGTGCCGCCGCAGGCCCTGGCGTACTAG
- a CDS encoding ABC transporter permease: MTQSPPAAQAPRRFTLPSLSTLGPLIALIIAVIVFSTQSPRFFSGTNFSLILQQISYTAVLAIGQTLIILIAGIDLSVGIVMALGGLVMARLATQYGLHPLLAILGGFLTTMLFGAANSLIITRLRVPPFIATLGMLGIVQALNQTYSGSQTISNLPPLLTALGNTFRVGGTAITYGTLVMLALYAVAWFMLSQTAPGRHVYAVGNNPEAARLSGISIDRVIIAVYTTAGLLYGIAALLLVARTGVGDPNAGQTDNLDSITAVVLGGTSLFGGRGNVLGTLLGAVIVGVFRNGLQLMGIPSVFQSLITGILIIGAVALDQASRRKG, from the coding sequence ATGACCCAGTCTCCACCCGCCGCCCAGGCGCCGCGCCGCTTCACGCTGCCGAGCCTGAGTACCCTGGGACCACTCATCGCGCTGATCATTGCCGTGATCGTGTTCAGCACGCAGTCGCCGCGCTTCTTCTCCGGCACCAACTTCTCGCTGATCCTGCAGCAGATCTCGTACACCGCCGTGCTGGCCATCGGGCAGACCCTGATCATCCTGATCGCCGGCATTGACCTGTCGGTGGGCATCGTGATGGCCCTCGGCGGTCTGGTGATGGCCCGGCTGGCCACCCAGTACGGGCTGCATCCGCTGCTGGCGATTCTGGGCGGCTTCCTGACCACCATGCTGTTCGGCGCGGCCAACAGCCTGATCATCACCCGGCTGCGGGTGCCGCCGTTCATCGCCACGCTCGGCATGCTCGGCATCGTGCAGGCACTCAACCAGACGTATTCCGGCTCGCAGACCATCAGCAACCTGCCGCCCCTGCTGACCGCGCTGGGCAACACCTTCCGGGTGGGCGGCACCGCCATCACCTACGGCACGCTGGTGATGCTGGCCCTGTACGCCGTGGCGTGGTTCATGCTGAGCCAGACCGCGCCGGGCCGACACGTGTATGCGGTGGGCAACAACCCGGAGGCGGCCCGGCTGAGCGGCATCTCGATCGACCGGGTGATCATCGCGGTGTACACCACCGCCGGCCTGCTGTACGGCATCGCGGCGCTGCTGCTGGTGGCCCGCACCGGCGTGGGCGACCCGAACGCCGGCCAGACTGACAACCTGGATTCCATTACGGCGGTGGTGCTGGGCGGCACCAGTCTGTTCGGCGGGCGCGGCAACGTGCTGGGCACGCTGCTGGGCGCGGTGATCGTGGGCGTGTTCCGCAACGGCCTGCAATTGATGGGCATTCCCTCGGTGTTTCAGTCGCTCATCACCGGCATCCTGATCATCGGGGCCGTCGCGCTGGACCAGGCGTCCAGAAGGAAGGGCTGA
- a CDS encoding sugar ABC transporter substrate-binding protein: MTQLKRAALLCTAALSATAAVAGLALAQSSGQPIIGLITKTETNPFFVKMKEGAQTAATKGGAKLLTGAGKADGDNAGQVTALENMVAAGAKTILITPSDSKAIVPAIQKARAAGVMVIALDSPTEPQSAVDALFATNNYKAGQLIGQYARKAMAGKKAVIATLDLFPGQPVGIARHNGFLQGFGTAGITDKTTAQVQTGVACAQDSFGDQAKGQTAMENCLQKNPDINLVYTINEPAAAGAYQALKSIGREKDVMIVSVDGGCAGVRNVQAGVIAATSQQYPLKMASMGVEAGLAYAKSGKKVSGYTDTGVTLITNKAVAGVSSKDTKFGLANCWGQ; encoded by the coding sequence ATGACCCAGCTCAAGCGCGCCGCCCTGCTGTGTACCGCCGCCCTTTCCGCCACCGCCGCCGTGGCCGGCCTGGCGCTGGCCCAGAGCAGCGGTCAGCCGATCATCGGGCTGATCACCAAGACCGAGACCAACCCCTTCTTCGTGAAGATGAAGGAGGGCGCGCAGACGGCCGCCACCAAGGGCGGGGCCAAGCTGCTGACCGGGGCGGGCAAGGCCGACGGCGACAACGCCGGACAGGTCACGGCGCTGGAGAACATGGTGGCGGCCGGCGCCAAGACGATCCTGATCACGCCGAGCGACAGCAAGGCCATCGTGCCGGCCATCCAGAAGGCGCGCGCCGCCGGGGTGATGGTGATCGCGCTGGACAGCCCCACCGAACCGCAGAGCGCGGTGGACGCGTTGTTCGCCACCAACAACTACAAGGCCGGGCAGCTGATCGGGCAGTACGCCCGGAAGGCCATGGCCGGCAAGAAGGCCGTGATCGCCACGCTGGACCTGTTCCCCGGTCAGCCGGTGGGCATCGCGCGGCACAACGGCTTCCTGCAGGGCTTCGGCACGGCCGGCATCACCGACAAGACCACCGCCCAGGTGCAGACCGGCGTGGCCTGCGCGCAGGATTCGTTCGGGGATCAGGCCAAGGGCCAGACCGCCATGGAGAACTGCCTGCAGAAGAACCCGGACATCAACCTGGTGTACACCATCAACGAACCGGCCGCCGCCGGCGCGTACCAGGCGCTGAAGTCCATCGGGCGCGAGAAGGACGTGATGATCGTGTCGGTGGACGGCGGCTGTGCGGGTGTGCGCAACGTGCAGGCCGGCGTGATCGCGGCCACCAGCCAGCAGTACCCCCTCAAGATGGCCAGCATGGGCGTAGAGGCCGGGCTCGCGTACGCCAAGAGCGGCAAGAAGGTCAGCGGCTATACCGACACCGGCGTGACGCTGATCACCAACAAGGCCGTGGCCGGCGTGAGCAGCAAGGACACCAAGTTCGGGCTGGCCAACTGCTGGGGCCAGTAA